In Amyelois transitella isolate CPQ chromosome 5, ilAmyTran1.1, whole genome shotgun sequence, one DNA window encodes the following:
- the LOC106131835 gene encoding peflin isoform X3: MGHGPYPSIGTGGGISPQVHQWFRAVDKDQSGFITSNELKIALVNAQGQSFSDTACNLMIGMFDKDRSGTINLDEFDKLYTYINQWLAVFKTYDVDQSGHIDEQELSKALSQMGFRFTPDFINFLSKRSDPRDGKISVDQFIVLCVQIQRFTEAFRVRDTQQNGTVTIGFEDFLNIALSCSI; encoded by the exons ATGGGACATGGTCCTTACCCGAGTATAGGGACCGGGGGAGGGATCTCGCCGCAAGTTCACCAGTGGTTCCGAGCTGTGGATAAAGATCAGTCGGGATTCATTACCTCCAACGAATTAAAAATAGCGTTGGTAAACGCTCAGGGGCAATCATTTTCGGACACTGCTTGTAATTTGATGATAG GAATGTTTGACAAAGATCGTTCAGGAACCATCAATCTTGATGAATTCGATAAATTATACACTTACATAAATCAATGGCTTGCAGTTTTCAAAACGTACGACGTTGATCAATCTGGACACATTGACGAACAGGAGCTCTCGAAAG ctTTATCACAAATGGGATTTCGATTCACACCGGACTTCATAaactttttatcaaaaagAAGCGATCCAAGAGACGGAAAAATATCAGTAGATCAGTTTATTGTTTTGTGCGTGCAAATACAACGCTTTACGGAAGCTTTTAGAGTGCGTGATACGCAGCAAAATGGAACTGTGACTATTGGTTTTGAAGACTTTCTTAACATTGCTCTTAGCTGCTCTATATAG
- the LOC106131835 gene encoding peflin isoform X1 — MAYNPGYGQPGYGGPPPGEQLEMGHGPYPSIGTGGGISPQVHQWFRAVDKDQSGFITSNELKIALVNAQGQSFSDTACNLMIGMFDKDRSGTINLDEFDKLYTYINQWLAVFKTYDVDQSGHIDEQELSKALSQMGFRFTPDFINFLSKRSDPRDGKISVDQFIVLCVQIQRFTEAFRVRDTQQNGTVTIGFEDFLNIALSCSI, encoded by the exons cCCGGCTATGGACAACCAGGATATGGTGGCCCACCACCCGGAGAACAACTGGAAATGGGACATGGTCCTTACCCGAGTATAGGGACCGGGGGAGGGATCTCGCCGCAAGTTCACCAGTGGTTCCGAGCTGTGGATAAAGATCAGTCGGGATTCATTACCTCCAACGAATTAAAAATAGCGTTGGTAAACGCTCAGGGGCAATCATTTTCGGACACTGCTTGTAATTTGATGATAG GAATGTTTGACAAAGATCGTTCAGGAACCATCAATCTTGATGAATTCGATAAATTATACACTTACATAAATCAATGGCTTGCAGTTTTCAAAACGTACGACGTTGATCAATCTGGACACATTGACGAACAGGAGCTCTCGAAAG ctTTATCACAAATGGGATTTCGATTCACACCGGACTTCATAaactttttatcaaaaagAAGCGATCCAAGAGACGGAAAAATATCAGTAGATCAGTTTATTGTTTTGTGCGTGCAAATACAACGCTTTACGGAAGCTTTTAGAGTGCGTGATACGCAGCAAAATGGAACTGTGACTATTGGTTTTGAAGACTTTCTTAACATTGCTCTTAGCTGCTCTATATAG
- the LOC106131835 gene encoding peflin isoform X2, whose protein sequence is MFPGYGQPGYGGPPPGEQLEMGHGPYPSIGTGGGISPQVHQWFRAVDKDQSGFITSNELKIALVNAQGQSFSDTACNLMIGMFDKDRSGTINLDEFDKLYTYINQWLAVFKTYDVDQSGHIDEQELSKALSQMGFRFTPDFINFLSKRSDPRDGKISVDQFIVLCVQIQRFTEAFRVRDTQQNGTVTIGFEDFLNIALSCSI, encoded by the exons cCCGGCTATGGACAACCAGGATATGGTGGCCCACCACCCGGAGAACAACTGGAAATGGGACATGGTCCTTACCCGAGTATAGGGACCGGGGGAGGGATCTCGCCGCAAGTTCACCAGTGGTTCCGAGCTGTGGATAAAGATCAGTCGGGATTCATTACCTCCAACGAATTAAAAATAGCGTTGGTAAACGCTCAGGGGCAATCATTTTCGGACACTGCTTGTAATTTGATGATAG GAATGTTTGACAAAGATCGTTCAGGAACCATCAATCTTGATGAATTCGATAAATTATACACTTACATAAATCAATGGCTTGCAGTTTTCAAAACGTACGACGTTGATCAATCTGGACACATTGACGAACAGGAGCTCTCGAAAG ctTTATCACAAATGGGATTTCGATTCACACCGGACTTCATAaactttttatcaaaaagAAGCGATCCAAGAGACGGAAAAATATCAGTAGATCAGTTTATTGTTTTGTGCGTGCAAATACAACGCTTTACGGAAGCTTTTAGAGTGCGTGATACGCAGCAAAATGGAACTGTGACTATTGGTTTTGAAGACTTTCTTAACATTGCTCTTAGCTGCTCTATATAG